The Engystomops pustulosus chromosome 1, aEngPut4.maternal, whole genome shotgun sequence genome has a window encoding:
- the TIFA gene encoding TRAF-interacting protein with FHA domain-containing protein A has protein sequence MASACGDNDVDTEQTLTCLHIKMYHPHQHDRRIFSLIDLCKRHEMKAEEMVFFGRDINICRFKLLQNRVSRLQFSLQFFKPLNSSATSFEIKNLSKKTKLYVDGWELNYLNKVDLPAKCMIRFGEFQMLLEIENGESEDKFAVYCELSQFSLVQEIGHPVMLSIPENGLLNNTSHLSLSMSQTPPPVEVDENDV, from the coding sequence ATGGCCTCTGCATGTGGGGACAACGATGTGGATACAGAACAGACTCTCACATGTTTGCACATAAAAATGTACCATCCTCACCAGCATGACAGAAGAATCTTCAGTCTCATAGACTTGTGCAAAAGACATGAGATGAAAGCTGAGGAAATGGTTTTCTTTGGACGGGACATTAATATCTGTAGGTTCAAGTTGCTACAGAACAGGGTCTCACGGCTTCAGTTTTCTCTGCAGTTCTTCAAACCATTAAATAGTTCTGCAACATCATTCGAGATAAAAAACCTGAGCAAGAAAACAAAACTTTATGTTGATGGATGGGAACTCAACTATCTGAATAAAGTTGATCTTCCAGCCAAGTGCATGATTCGTTTTGGTGAATTTCAGATGTTGCTGGAAATTGAAAACGGAGAATCAGAAGACAAATTTGCAGTCTATTGTGAACTGTCACAATTTTCTCTCGTACAAGAGATTGGTCACCCCGTGATGTTATCTATTCCAGAAAACGGCCTATTAAATAATACAAGCCATTTATCTTTAAGTATGTCACAAACTCCTCCACCAGTGGAAGTGGATGAAAACGACGTATGA